The nucleotide window ATCTGTGGGAGATTTTAAAGTATTAGTTGCAGAAATAGAAGGAGTTGATCCCAATGGGTTAATGACGGCGGCAGAAAGATTACAGCAAAAATTAGGAGAAAGTGCGGTTATTTTAGGCTCAATTCCCAGTGAAGGAAAGGTGAGTTTAGTGGCGGCTTTTAGTCCTAAAGTTATTAAAGAGAAGAAGTTACAAGCCGGTAAATTTATTGGAGAAATTGCCAAAATTTGTGGCGGTGGAGGCGGTGGCCGTCCGAATTTAGCACAAGCAGGAGGCCGAGATTCTAGTAAGTTAAAAGAGGCTTTAGAGTCTGCTAAGAAACAGTTAGCTGATAGTTTGAAGTAACTTAACCTTCTTTTTTTGTAGGGTGGGACGGGGCGTATAAAGCCTGCCGTGCGACGACAGGCACAGCCCCTCCATTGCCCACCTTGCTATGCTATAAATAAGCCATGCGTGTTATTAGTCGTAGAACTCTTAGAGAATTTTGGGAAAAACATTCTACAGCCATGCCAGGATTACTTTTATGGTATGAACGGATAACTAAGAATGAGATAAACAACTTTGATGAGTTACGCCAAATTTTTCCATCGGCAGATATTGTCAAAAATTTTACTGTTTTTAACATTGGAGGTAATAATTATAGATTGATAACTTATATAGATTATGAAACGCAAATGATTTTTATTCGTTCAGTTTTAACTCATGCAGAATACGATCAGGAGAACTGGAAAAATGACAAGTGGTTTCAAGACAACTAGCAATTATTATCTTGAGTTAATGACAAATTTTCCTCCTCGTCCAATTAGTAACGAAGAAGAGTTAATTGCTACTCAAAAACGAATTAATTCTATTTTAGATAAAGGTCAGTTAAATCAGGATGAGAAAGATTATTTAAGAGTTTTGGGAATGCTGGTTTATGAATATGAAGAAAAATATGAACCTATCCCGAAGCTTGAAGGAGTTGAGTTATTAAAAGCTATGATAGAAGAAGATAATTTACAACCTAAAGATTTTGGTAGGGTGTCGAGAGTTAGAAATATTTTAGAAGGTAAGCGAGAAATAACTGAAGAAGAAAAAGCAAATTTAGTTTGTCTAATAAAATAAAGATGTTAAGACAACAATTCCTTTAATTTCTGCAATGATATCAATGTCGTTTATTTGACGGCAGTTAGATATGAATTGTTGATAAATATATGGATTTGATAGTATTACTGTCACCTCTTTTAGATTAAAATCAAAATCATCAGGAACTCTCCACTCACGCTCATGTGTCCAATCAATTATTGAATCATCTGAGCTTAAATCAAAATTGACAATTCTCCACCATTCACTTTCAAGTAAATATATTTTTGCTTCTTCAGTCTTATCATAAATAACAGGGCGACCACCTTGACGATAAACCCTGATTGCGTGGAGCTTCCTAACAATTTTTTTTCACAAATAATTTTTAGCAAAACATCAATTATGGAAAGTTGTTGACCATTGTTATTAACCGGACGAGTAAGATGAACAACAGAGCTAGTTAAATCTGAACGTGATGCAAGGCGCTGTTTCCAATCGTTAATATTATATGCCATAAATTTAATAATGATTATAATAATTTTTATTGATTTTTAAAATATTTTTTAGTGTATGGTTAGTAACTATGATTGCGCTTTTTCTCAATTTCTTCCATTCTAGCTTTTGCCCATGCCATCGCGGCTTTATTTTTTTCAATTTGCTCCTCTGGTGTTTTACCTAAATGTTTTAATGTCGGTACAAGACTTGAAAACTCCGTTGGCATTTCTTTTACTTGTTTGAGCAAATCTTGAGCCTTAGCTTGTAATTGAACAGTTGACTTATCTTTTCTAAGTTGTATAGCTCTATCTACCGCCTTCGGAATTAAAAAAAATGATTCTCTATATTTTTTATATAAGTTTTCTTTTTGTTTTAAAGAAGGGATGAGCAAATATATTCTAATAAGGAAGCTTTGCCAGTCTCTAACTTTATCACTAGCCTGACGAAAATCATAAGCTAAATTCATGAAAAAATTACGACTTTCTAAAGAAAAAATATCCCAGCATGATTCTATTCCTTCAGATAGTTTTTTTAGTTTTTCTACATATTTATTAATATCTGTTGGAATTCCATTTTTAAATTCAATAGATGTTTTAACGGCCTCAAGATAATTTTTTCTTCCTGCCATCATTTCATCTAATGTCTCTTCTACACTTTGACCTTTAAGTGCTGCCACCTCCCTGAAAAATTCTCTATTTTCATCCTCAAAAGAATTAGGCAATAAACAGTTATCTAAAAATTGCTGTAATCCCTCAATATCAACAACACTTTTGATTAAAGTCTGAAAAGTTTCAAAATAATTAGGTTCAGTTTTTTCTCCTTGAGACACAATTAAAAACCGTTGACGAGTTTCTCTTGTATTTACTCGTCTATTTTTATAACTACGTTCTGGTTTATTTTTAGACTTATCTGATAATTTTTTCGGAGACATTTAAAGATCTCCTAGAATTTGGTGCAAATTACCGATAAAAGGAATAGCTCCATATCTTCCTTTAATATAGTCATTTTCTAATGAAGTTTCAGCTTCATCACTAATTTTAAATTCTACTAAAGAATATAAATCTGTTGCTTCTTGTCTATTTTTCTCAGCAAACCATATTTGATCTCTTCTAAATAATTCATGACTTAATAAGTTAATATCATGAGTGATAAAAATTAGTTGTGCATTATTATGATTTGTTTCATTAGAATTAAATAAGTTAACAATTGTTCTAGTCATTATAGGATGAAGTCTAGCATCTAATTCATCAATCCATAAAACTTTTCCATTTTTTAAGGCATCTAGAAATATTCCAGCAAAAGCAAATAATTTTTTAGTTCCTTCGGATTCATTTTCATCAAAGTCAAATATTTCTTCTGAGATAGGAATTCCCTTTTCATCATATTTTTTATGAATAGTTTTAATATCGTCTGCTTGTCCCAAATATTTTAAAATATTATTCACTTCTTCCGTAGATAAATTGCTTGCTAATTCTTCGGCTTTAATTCTTCTCGGTTCAATTTTAATATCATTAATTCCTAGGTCTAATTTTTTAATTAAATTAATCATATCTAGCTGATATTGACTATTTTTAAAATACTCAACTGCATCTTTTCTATACATCAGATTACTTCTTAAGCCTGATATAATCTTAAGATGACTAAACCAATATAATATTTTTGTAGATATCCTGCCATTAAATTGAGAAGCAACTGATAGAAACAAGGCATTTTTCCTAGTTTTTTCAGTTAATTCTTCACCTTCTTGAAAAGTTTTAGTCACTTTAAATTTGCTGTTTTTTCGCTCAAAAAGTTTTCTTTCTGAAACTTTAGGGGTATGAAAAAGCCACTCAGAAACTACCTGAGTTTGATCGACTTCAAATCCATATTTATAAATTGTTCCTTCTAAATAAAAAACGATTTCAAAAAAAGAAGGCTGACCCACTGTTGTCGTACTTAATCTAAATTCTTCTACATCAATTTTGTCAGTTATTTGAGTCGCTTTTGAGGAATTAATCACAAAATTTTGCATAAACTCAAGAGCTTTAATTAAGTTACTTTTACCACTGGCATTAGCTCCATAAATAGCAGCACTTTTAAGCAAACTTAGTTCGTCATCAACCTTGAAGACATTATTTTCATTTAATTTTTCATTTTTGGCAACTACTTCAGAAGCTACCATACTGAAAGTAACTTTATCCTTAAATGATAAATAATTTCCAACGCTGAATTCTATCAGCATAACCATTTCTCCAAGGCTGTTTTAATAAATCTGTGATCAGTTGACAGAGTATGCAATCATCATACTCATTGTCATTAAAAAAAACAATCTACTAAGTTAACATTTTTAACAACTAATTACGTAGTTTAACCCTAATCTCTTTCATTAGACAGAAAGCAAAATCTATACTTAATCTTATTTTTTGCTGTTTTCCCCTTTTAATTCCCCCTTTTCATCCTAGGTGAGAAGTTAAAGACAAAGGTTAAGCAAACAGTTTCCCGTTTCTCTGCCACAATAGAAAATAACCACGATCATGAGATAAAATCTATGGCCAGACTCGACCCTTACACCCTACAGATGCAGATTTCTCGAATGTTCGAGCAAGGACAATCCTTCTTCTGTACCTTTAAAGTACAAGATTGGTTGAGAGAACGCAAGCAAAACCCCGATGAGTATGACATTCTTTTCCATTCTCACCCTGCGCCCCCTGGTTCTAATGTTAAAAATTTGGTAGAAATAGAATTACGCCGCAAAGATGGTCAACCCGTCGATCCTTGGTTACAAGAAGAAATTAACCGTCACAGCTAACCCTATTTAACTTAAACTTAATGTACGTCTTAATTGGAGGAGCCGGCTTAATGGGATTAAGCTTGGCACAAAAACTTGTAGAACTCGGTCATACGATCGCAGTCATTGATATTGATCCGATCGCTTGTCGCTATGCTAGAGAACAAGTAGGGGTAATCGCATTTGAGGGAAGTGCTGTTAAGACAGAAGTTTTATTAGAAGCCGGAATTCGTAAAGCAGATGCTTTAGTGGCTACCCTTCGCAATGATGCTTTAAACTTAGCTTTAGTCACTCTAGCGAAACACTATGGAGTTCCCTATATTCTCAGCCGGATGCGTCATAGTGATTTTGCTGAACCCTTGCGCCTAGCGGGAGCGCATCGTATTATTGGAGCGATCGAATTAGCGGTTTCAACGATGGTTAACGCCATTGAATATCCCCAAGTAGAATCAATGATGCACTTTGAGCAAGGACAGATCGAAGTGTTAAAATTATCTATTCCTAACAATTGTTATATTGTTGGTCGTAGTATAGCTGAAATTGCCCAAAATCCTCAATTTCCGACAGGATCTTTAATTATTGGCTATCAACCCCATCCCCATGAAGATTTAATCATTCCCAATGGTTCTACTAGAGTCGAACCAAATTCAACCATATTAGTAGCGACAAAACCCGGATTACTCCATCAAGTTATTGATTTTATCGAACAATGTCAATGATCATCTAAGTTTAACAATTGTTCATCTAAGGTTTTCAATCGTTCTTGTACCGTTTGATCGGATAAAATTCGCTTGCGTCTTGCTTCATTAAGCGCGCTTTTTTCTGCCAGCAATAAACGGCGACGAATTGCGTCTAATTTGGTTTGTTGAGTTTGGGTTGAGCCTAAATTATCAGGACGACGATTATAAAACTCTCGCAATGCCTTTTCTGCGGCTGCAACTTTTACTTGATAAAGCGATCGCATTTCCTCATAAATAGCTTTAGGTAAAACTCCAGACTTGAATAAACTTTCTAATTCATCTTGTGCGGCTTTTGCTGTAATTAACTGAGATTGCCAATCTTCAACTTGTTGATTAGGAAGAGAAACTTGAAATAATTTTAACCGTTTTACAAACCAAGGTAAGCTAATTCCTTGACCGACTAGAGATAATAATACTGCTCCAAATATGAGCGCAATTAATTGTTCTCGTCCTTGAAAAGAAAAGGGAATACTCAGAGCAAGAGCCATAGATAAAGAGCCTTTAATATTGCCTAAAAATAAAACGTGCTGCCAACGTAGGGGAATAGGACGATCAAAGCGACTGATTAACGCTAATAAAGGATAAACTGATAATAAACGACCAATTTGATAAGCAACAATAGCCAATAAAACTGCTGGTAAAGTTTGCCAAAGGGTAAATAAATTAATTTCTAACCCAATCAGTAAAAAAATTAAACTATTGACTCCAAAACTAGCTGATTCCCAGAAACTTAATAAAGTTAAACGAGTCGAAGCCGATACGCTACCAGATAGGCCAACAGTCCCGACAATTAATCCGGCAACAACCACCGCCACTACTCCCGATACCCCTAATATTTGTCCTATTTGAAACGCTCCTAAAGCGACTGCCCAAGTCAGTAAAATATTTCTCAAGGGTTCATCTGATCGAACAATTAAAACTGTACTTAAATAACCCAAACCTAAACCGACAAGAGTTCCTCCTAAAATTACCACAATAAACTCTTGTAAACTCCCCACAAAAGAAATCGTTCCCACCTCATGAGTTTCTAAAATTAGGCTAAATAAAACTAAAGCGACACCATCATTAAATAAACTTTCTCCTTCTACAATTGTGGTTAAACGAGAAGGAACAGGAACTTCTTTAAATACAGCAATAACAGAAACCGTGTCAGTAATGGCTAAAATAACCCCTGCTAGTAAGGCCGGCATCCAAGTTAATCCTAGTCCCCATTTTAACAATATGGCTGTTATCCCAGAAGATAAAAGAACACCAGGCCCAGCTAAAACTACAATGGGTTTAACAGTGCTTCGTAAACGACTAATATCAGTATTAATGGCTGCTTCAAACACAAGAATCGGCAGAAATACATTTAAAATTACAGAGTCATCCAAGCCAATTTTAGCGGGTAAAAGCTCGGCAATCGCTAATCCTGCCAAGACTAAACCAGTTACATAAGGAATTCTCAACCATTGAGATACTAAAGCTATCCCAGTCGCAACTAATAAAAGAATAACTAAAACGCTAACTAATTGAGAAACATTCATCTGGGAGAAGTGATTTTACCAACTTGATTTTATAAATAATGACGGGAGTGCGAAAACCCTCATCTTTTAAGTGAGGGATGAACCACTCAGGAGTGCAGTTTTAACTGCCGCGCCTACTTCGGTAATGATTTAATATAATATTAAAATTAATGTATCCTTTCTCCCTATGGGTGAGATCCCTTTCCAATTGTCCTTAATTTTATATTTTCTGCATTTCCTTGGCAAAACAAAGATTAGATAATTTATTAGTTACTTTAAACCTCTGTTCTTCTCGCCAACTCGCTCAGAGATTGATCCGCGCGGGAGAAGTGAGAGTTAATCAACAAATTATCGATAAACCGGGGACAGAAGTTGATCCCGGTGCTGAGATTCAACTCCAGGCTAAACCGCTTTATGTGTCTCGTGGAGGAGAAAAGCTCAAAAAAGCGATCGAGTTCTTTAAAATCCCCGTAGAGGGGCGTATATGCCTTGATGGAGGGATTTCTACAGGGGGGTTCACCGATTGTTTATTACAGTATGGGGCGAAACGGGTTTATGGGGTGGATGTGGGTTATGGACAGGTTGCTTGGAGTTTGCGTCAGGATCAGCGCGTGATTTTGAAGGAAAGGACTAATTTTCGTTATCTGACTTATTCGGAGTTATATTCCGAGGATGATCCGCCGGCAGATTTGGGGGTGATGGATCTGTCTTTTATTTCCCTGACTAAAGTTTTACACCCTCTTTGGGAGCTTTTGGTGTCCCCTCGTGAGGTGGTTTTATTGATTAAACCTCAATTTGAAGTCGGACGCGATCGCGTAGGAAAAAAGGGGGTTGTCCGCAACCCTAAAGATCATGCTCAGGCAATTTTTGGGGTCTGGCAAGGGGCAAAGGGGTTAGGATGGAATTATGGGGGTTTAACTTGGTCGCCGATTACCGGTCCGGCGGGTAATGTAGAGTATTTATTATGGTTGTCCATGACTGCTGAACAGGACGATCCTCAATTGGAGATGATAGAAGCTTTAACCAAGGAAGGGGTAAAAAGTCCCCAGTAGGGTGCGTTCCTAACGCACCGAATTAAATTTCCTGTTCATGATAGAGAGATTGGATTAAATTATCTAAGTGTTCTTCGGGACAGCAGAGGAAGGGGTAAAAAGTCCCCAGTAGGGTGCGTTCCTAACGCACCGAATTAAATTTCCTGTTCATAATAAAGAGATTGGATTAAATTATCTAAGTGTTCTTCGGGACAGCATTCGATGAGAGCATTAAATACTTCTAAGAGTTTGGCGGCACTATCTCCATGTAATGCACTTAAACCCCAAACATCTTGCACCCATTCTTCTGGAGGCTGAGATTCAAAAATTAAGCGTTCTAATAGCTGTTTTGCTTCTGTTTTAGGAATAGACATTTTTATCGGGGGAAGGTTAGGTCTAGAGCTTACTGTAACATTTTTGAACCTGACTGAGGAAATATGTATATATTTGTATATTTTATCCCCAAAAAAGCTCAGAAATTCTCAAACAATTTTAGGATAAGAATAGGAAAAATTAGGGATTTCATTTAAAAAAATTGTTTTAATTAATTTTCTCCATCAGAGTCAAGAAGGAGGAATAATCATGAATAGAAATGATAATCAATATTTAGGAATTGTCGAAATTGGGAAACTCAAACTTTTATTGCCCCCTACTGTAGCCGGAAATTACCGCCGGTTGAGTTCTAGCCCAATGTACATAAACCAACCTCCTGAATTAACCGAAATTGATTTAAGTGAATATGAAGGACAGGCAATGATGGTAACAGGTTTAGATGGAGGCGGTTGGCTTTGGTGTGCTGAAATTATAGACGTAGGTAGCCCAATTTTGACCGCTTTAGTGCAACAAGTTTTTGAAGAACCCACAACAATCCTGAATTTACTCTTTTAAACTTGAATGATGACTAAAACACGAGTAGCAATTGCTGCTAGTTCTTTGCTGGCTGCCCAGGCGGGAGCATTTGTTACCAGAGAAAAAGGTAATGCTGTTGATGCGGCTGTGGCTTCCACTTTAGTGTCTATCTGTACTGAGTTAGGTATTATGGCCCCAGGTGCAGGAGGTTTTATTACTCTTTGGGATTCTCAGGGTACATCAGAACCGGTGACGATTGATGCTTATGTGGAAATGCCCGGACGGGGTTTAAATCCTCAAAAACAGCCTCAAAACGCCCAGGAGGTGATTTTTGAGTATGGGGGCTTAATGAAAACCCGTATCGGTTATGGTTCTATCGCCACCCCTGGAATTTTGGCCGGGTTAGAAATGGCGATTAAACGGTATGGGGAGTTATCTTGGCCAGAAGTCATTGCACCGACTCAACAGTTAACTGAAAATGGTTTTCCTCTGTCTTGGGGAGCGGCAGAATATTTAAAGTATACCCATGACACTATCTTTAGCTGGCATCCTCAAAGTTATCATATTCTCCATCATCACAATGGTTCTCTAGTTCAAGCCGGAGAAATCATTACCCTACCTCAATTGAGCCAAACTTTGAAAACTTTAGCCCATGAAGGGGTTGCTGCTTTTTATACTGGAGCAATAGGGGACAAAATAGCTGGAGAAATTCTCGATAATGGGGGATTAATAACAACAACTGACTTAGCCTCCTATCACGCTATCGAAAGACAGCCAATTCGCTTTGAGTGTGGAGAGTGGGAGGTGGCAACTAATCCTGTTCCTTCTATCGGGGGGGCGTGTTTGGCGGCTATAGTGTTGTTATTTGAAAAAGAACCGGTTTCCGTTTGGAATGAAGACACTGTCAAAAGATTAGTTGAGGTACAACAGGCTGTCCTCAATTTTCGTTATCATCATTTCCATGATATGGACAGTAAAGCTATTAACCTCAAAGTCTCCCAATTACTCAACTTAGCCGAAAAAGGACATCTAAAACCCTACTTACACTCTCCCTCTACCATTCATACCTCAGCCGTAGATAGTGAAGGATTAGCCTGTTCTATCAGTGCGTCGGCGGGTTATGGTTCTGGGGTTATTATTCCCGAAACTGGGTTATGGTTTAACAATACGTTAGGAGAATTAGAACTTCATCCCGATGCAGAACAATTAAGCCCCGGCATTCGTTTAGTCTCTAATATGGCTCCCACAGTAGCTAGAAAACCCGATGGTAGTATTCTCGCTATTGGTTCTCCAGGCGCTTCTCGTATTGCTACTGCTTTAGCTCAAGTTTTCCTCAATTTTATCCATCAAAAAATGTCTTTATCACAAGCGATCGCTTATCCTCGACTTCATGTAGAAATTTTATCAGAATTTCCTACGGTTTCATTTGAAGTTGGACTGCCAGTTAATTTAGGGACAGAATGGATAACTCAGCCGTTTCCTCAACCTTCGATGTATTTTGGGGGAGTACAAGCCGCTTATTTTAGTCCTGAAACAGGATTTTTAGCCGTTGCCGATAGTCGCCGAGAAGGAGGCGTTGCTTATCAAGGGATAATGGATAATTAATTAGGTTAAATTTTTATTTAATAGCCACAATGCCAACAATTAACTCATACTTAACAAAATCTTGCCAATATTCCCAGCCTAATTTTTGTTGACCTTCTGGAGAAACTTGGGGAGGATACCAAATAAATTTCTTAAATCCACTTTGGCGAAAGGCTGATTCATAAGTTTTGCGACTTAAATAATAGTTTTGAAAGATTAAAGGAAGCGTTTCAGAGGGAACAGGATAAGTTACTCGGATTTGAACCCCTTCTACAAAGTCTCCTAATAATTCCTTTGTGTAACCATATTGACGACATACGGAGTAGGTTTCAGGAAGTTGTTGAACGTTTTCATTAATCCCAATAAAACGTCCTCCTTCTTTCAGATTGTTAGAACTGATTTGAGCGATCTTTAATAATTGTTCAGGGGTAGAAAAATCATTGAGTAAATAAGAGGAAATCACTAAATCAAAATGACCTATTTGCTCCAGTTCTGTCACATCTTTAAGAAGATATTGAATACCGAGAGGATGTTGTGCTTCTTTTTCTTGAGCGAATTCGAGCATTTTTTCAGAAATATCTACGCCAACCACTGGATTAGCTCCTTGTTCCCGAAAAATTCGCGTGTAAAATCCTCCTCCACATCCGAGATCTAGTAGGGATTTATTCTCTACATTTCCCACTAATTTTAAAAATGTATAACTGTCTATATATTTACTTTGAGGGGTATCATGAAATTTTTGATAGGGTAAAACTATGGGATCAAAATAAGTTTTCATACTAAATGTCCCTAATATTAAGTATTTTTCTATCTCTATCTTAGCTTATTTAAAGGTTTGAGTTAAAGCATTTTAATTTAAAAAATATTAATTTTTTTTATCAAAATGAAATATTTTTTCAACTAATCTTGATTGATGAGATAATAAAATTATACCAATTCTGTAAATTTGAGCTAAACAATCTTCTCGGTCAAATTGTAGGATGCTTCGATGACGCATCAAAAACTGTAGTCTGATTTTTAAGAATTGGTCTGGGTTAATTTAATCTTTTTAAAAGAAGAGGTTTATATGACAACTTACATCACCGATGAAGGACTTAAACTCACCGCTAATACCCCAGTTGAATTAGTAGAAAAGCTTCAACAAGAAACCTCTATTAATTCAAATTCTGCTGACAGAAAAACGGCTATTAAGATAACTGATCCTGAAGCCTATATAGCTGAATTAATTCAAGCTGGATATCTGCGGGTTATCGATGATATTGATGGCTAATAGGAGTTACGCATCGAAAGACTCAAACACTGTACAAATAGGGGATGCGTTGGGGAACGCATCCTACAACTAGAGCGACTGCGTAAGTTCTAGCTAAAAAAACATAAAATAAGGGTAGGGTGGGTATCGCCCACCATCAAATCAATAATAATACAGGTTTTGATGGGTTGGAAATTCCTTTTACAATTTAAGATATTGTGTATTTAAACTTCGGGAAAAATTAGCCAAAACTTAATTCATTTCTTGGGATTTTTTTTCCAACCAATAGAGTAAAGCGAAAGCTTCCCCCCAGTGTTGAACTTGCTGTAAGTTTAACTTTAGCCTATCTTGTAATAACAACTCGATCGGTGTAATAATATGACCTGTTAGTTGTTTAGCTCCTGGTTTTCCCGCCGGATTAATTAAGGGATAAGGATCATGAGGAATCGGCCAAGATTGAGCCATTAAATTAGGGATCTTTGTTGGTTCTTCAGATTGCCAAGGATCAGGATAGGGATTGAGGGTAGATGGGAGTGAGTTAAGAGTATTCATAGTCTCCCTCCTTTAAATTAGGTTATATTTTTCCCCGTCTCTACTTTTAGGATAACAATTTTTTAACAAGATTAAATTAATATTTGTTCCTGCTCTTGTTTGAGGGGTTTCACAGACAACTTGTCAGTTAAAATCTGTCTTAATTGTTCCTGAGACTCTCGATTAAAAATAGTAATTGCTTTAATTCCGGTGAGTTTTTCTACTAATGCTACCCCTGCACTCGTATCAGTTACAATCCCACTAATGAGATCCGGTTGCAAGCCAAACTCATGAATAGCACCGACCACTGCATAAGGATCACCAGCACATAATACTGTACAACAAATCTGCTCTTTCATGGCTTCTAAAACCACCTCTCCATTGT belongs to Gloeothece citriformis PCC 7424 and includes:
- a CDS encoding type II toxin-antitoxin system HigB family toxin codes for the protein MRVISRRTLREFWEKHSTAMPGLLLWYERITKNEINNFDELRQIFPSADIVKNFTVFNIGGNNYRLITYIDYETQMIFIRSVLTHAEYDQENWKNDKWFQDN
- a CDS encoding gamma-glutamyltransferase, with the translated sequence MMTKTRVAIAASSLLAAQAGAFVTREKGNAVDAAVASTLVSICTELGIMAPGAGGFITLWDSQGTSEPVTIDAYVEMPGRGLNPQKQPQNAQEVIFEYGGLMKTRIGYGSIATPGILAGLEMAIKRYGELSWPEVIAPTQQLTENGFPLSWGAAEYLKYTHDTIFSWHPQSYHILHHHNGSLVQAGEIITLPQLSQTLKTLAHEGVAAFYTGAIGDKIAGEILDNGGLITTTDLASYHAIERQPIRFECGEWEVATNPVPSIGGACLAAIVLLFEKEPVSVWNEDTVKRLVEVQQAVLNFRYHHFHDMDSKAINLKVSQLLNLAEKGHLKPYLHSPSTIHTSAVDSEGLACSISASAGYGSGVIIPETGLWFNNTLGELELHPDAEQLSPGIRLVSNMAPTVARKPDGSILAIGSPGASRIATALAQVFLNFIHQKMSLSQAIAYPRLHVEILSEFPTVSFEVGLPVNLGTEWITQPFPQPSMYFGGVQAAYFSPETGFLAVADSRREGGVAYQGIMDN
- a CDS encoding cation:proton antiporter encodes the protein MNVSQLVSVLVILLLVATGIALVSQWLRIPYVTGLVLAGLAIAELLPAKIGLDDSVILNVFLPILVFEAAINTDISRLRSTVKPIVVLAGPGVLLSSGITAILLKWGLGLTWMPALLAGVILAITDTVSVIAVFKEVPVPSRLTTIVEGESLFNDGVALVLFSLILETHEVGTISFVGSLQEFIVVILGGTLVGLGLGYLSTVLIVRSDEPLRNILLTWAVALGAFQIGQILGVSGVVAVVVAGLIVGTVGLSGSVSASTRLTLLSFWESASFGVNSLIFLLIGLEINLFTLWQTLPAVLLAIVAYQIGRLLSVYPLLALISRFDRPIPLRWQHVLFLGNIKGSLSMALALSIPFSFQGREQLIALIFGAVLLSLVGQGISLPWFVKRLKLFQVSLPNQQVEDWQSQLITAKAAQDELESLFKSGVLPKAIYEEMRSLYQVKVAAAEKALREFYNRRPDNLGSTQTQQTKLDAIRRRLLLAEKSALNEARRKRILSDQTVQERLKTLDEQLLNLDDH
- a CDS encoding helix-turn-helix domain-containing protein produces the protein MTNFPPRPISNEEELIATQKRINSILDKGQLNQDEKDYLRVLGMLVYEYEEKYEPIPKLEGVELLKAMIEEDNLQPKDFGRVSRVRNILEGKREITEEEKANLVCLIK
- a CDS encoding potassium channel family protein, whose translation is MYVLIGGAGLMGLSLAQKLVELGHTIAVIDIDPIACRYAREQVGVIAFEGSAVKTEVLLEAGIRKADALVATLRNDALNLALVTLAKHYGVPYILSRMRHSDFAEPLRLAGAHRIIGAIELAVSTMVNAIEYPQVESMMHFEQGQIEVLKLSIPNNCYIVGRSIAEIAQNPQFPTGSLIIGYQPHPHEDLIIPNGSTRVEPNSTILVATKPGLLHQVIDFIEQCQ
- a CDS encoding class I SAM-dependent methyltransferase — encoded protein: MKTYFDPIVLPYQKFHDTPQSKYIDSYTFLKLVGNVENKSLLDLGCGGGFYTRIFREQGANPVVGVDISEKMLEFAQEKEAQHPLGIQYLLKDVTELEQIGHFDLVISSYLLNDFSTPEQLLKIAQISSNNLKEGGRFIGINENVQQLPETYSVCRQYGYTKELLGDFVEGVQIRVTYPVPSETLPLIFQNYYLSRKTYESAFRQSGFKKFIWYPPQVSPEGQQKLGWEYWQDFVKYELIVGIVAIK
- a CDS encoding TlyA family RNA methyltransferase; this translates as MAKQRLDNLLVTLNLCSSRQLAQRLIRAGEVRVNQQIIDKPGTEVDPGAEIQLQAKPLYVSRGGEKLKKAIEFFKIPVEGRICLDGGISTGGFTDCLLQYGAKRVYGVDVGYGQVAWSLRQDQRVILKERTNFRYLTYSELYSEDDPPADLGVMDLSFISLTKVLHPLWELLVSPREVVLLIKPQFEVGRDRVGKKGVVRNPKDHAQAIFGVWQGAKGLGWNYGGLTWSPITGPAGNVEYLLWLSMTAEQDDPQLEMIEALTKEGVKSPQ
- a CDS encoding AAA family ATPase, whose translation is MLIEFSVGNYLSFKDKVTFSMVASEVVAKNEKLNENNVFKVDDELSLLKSAAIYGANASGKSNLIKALEFMQNFVINSSKATQITDKIDVEEFRLSTTTVGQPSFFEIVFYLEGTIYKYGFEVDQTQVVSEWLFHTPKVSERKLFERKNSKFKVTKTFQEGEELTEKTRKNALFLSVASQFNGRISTKILYWFSHLKIISGLRSNLMYRKDAVEYFKNSQYQLDMINLIKKLDLGINDIKIEPRRIKAEELASNLSTEEVNNILKYLGQADDIKTIHKKYDEKGIPISEEIFDFDENESEGTKKLFAFAGIFLDALKNGKVLWIDELDARLHPIMTRTIVNLFNSNETNHNNAQLIFITHDINLLSHELFRRDQIWFAEKNRQEATDLYSLVEFKISDEAETSLENDYIKGRYGAIPFIGNLHQILGDL